The Cytobacillus oceanisediminis genomic interval AAAGCGTAGGCGATGGACAACAGGTTGATATTCCTGTACCACCTCTTTACCGTTTGAGCAATGGGGGGACGCAGGAGGATAGGGTAAGCGCGCTGGATTAGCGCGTCCAAGCAGTTAGGCCGGTAACGAGGCAAATCCCGTTACCACACAGGCTGAGCTGTGACGGCGAGGGAAATTTAGTACCGAAGTTCCTGATTCCACACTGCCAAGAAAAGCCTCTAGCGAGGGAAAAGGTGCCCGTACCGCAAACCGACACAGGTAGGCGAGGAGAGAATCCTAAGGTGAGCGAGAGAACTCTCGTTAAGGAACTCGGCAAAATGACCCCGTAACTTCGGGAGAAGGGGTGCTCATTAGGGTGCCCTGATGAGCCGCAGTGAATAGGCCCAGGCGACTGTTTAGCAAAAACACAGGTCTCTGCGAAGCCGCAAGGCGAAGTATAGGGGCTGACGCCTGCCCGGTGCTGGAAGGTTAAGAGGAGAGGTTAGCGCAAGCGAAGCTTTGAATCGAAGCCCCAGTAAACGGCGGCCGTAACTATAACGGTCCTAAGGTAGCGAAATTCCTTGTCGGGTAAGTTCCGACCCGCACGAAAGGCGTAACGATCTGGGCACTGTCTCAACGAGAGACTCGGTGAAATTATAGTACCTGTGAAGATGCAGGTTACCCGCGACAGGACGGAAAGACCCGTGGAGCTTTACTGTAGCCTGATATTGAATTTTGGTACAGCTTGTACAGGATAGGTAGGAGCCTGAGAAGCCGGAGCGCCAGCTTCGGTGGAGGCGTCGGTGGGATACTACCCTGGCTGTATTGAAATTCTAACCCGCGCCCTTATCGGGGCGGGAGACAGTGTCAGGTGGGCAGTTTGACTGGGGCGGTCGCCTCCTAAAAGTAACGGAGGCGCCCAAAGGTTCCCTCAGAATGGTTGGAAATCATTCGCAGAGTGTAAAGGCACAAGGGAGCTTGACTGCGAGACCTACAAGTCGAGCAGGGACGAAAGTCGGGCTTAGTGATCCGGTGGTTCCGCATGGAAGGGCCATCGCTCAACGGATAAAAGCTACCCCGGGGATAACAGGCTTATCTCCCCCAAGAGTCCACATCGACGGGGAGGTTTGGCACCTCGATGTCGGCTCATCGCATCCTGGGGCTGTAGTCGGTCCCAAGGGTTGGGCTGTTCGCCCATTAAAGCGGTACGCGAGCTGGGTTCAGAACGTCGTGAGACAGTTCGGTCCCTATCCGTCGTGGGCGCAGGAAATTTGAGAGGAGCTGTCCTTAGTACGAGAGGACCGGGATGGACGCACCGCTGGTGTACCAGTTGTCTTGCCAAAGGCATCGCTGGGTAGCTATGTGCGGAAGGGATAAGTGCTGAAAGCATCTAAGCATGAAGCCCCCCTCGAGATGAGATTTCCCATAGCGTCAAGCTAGTAAGATCCCTGAAAGATGATCAGGTTGATAGGTCAGAGGTGGAAGCATGGCGACATGTGGAGCTGACTGATACTAATCGATCGAGGACTTAACCAAGTTATATGGTTATTACTCGGCAAACACTTCTTCATGCATTATCTAGTTTTGAGGGAACGAAGTTTCTTCAAACCAAATAGTCCGGTGGCGATAGCGAGAAGGTCACACCCGTTCCCATACCGAACACGGAAGTTAAGCTTCTCAGCGCCGATGGTAGTTGGGGGCTGTCCCCCTGTGAGAGTAGGACGCTGCCGGGCGAAGACAGAGAGTCTCGCTCTTTGTCTTTTTTAATCCTTATATACTGGAATAATTTTCATTACTATCCCAGTATGATTTTAGTATTAGAAAGATATACAGCAAATAATTTCTTCAATAAACTCAAAAAAAGTGTTGACGAATTATTTCTAAGATGTTATTCTAATATAGTTGCTTGATTGATCTTTGAAAACTGAACGAACAAAAACGTCAACGTTAATCTTTAGTCTTTTTTGAAAAGACAACTTATGAGCTTAATCAACTCTTATATGGAGAGTTTGATCCTGGCTCAGGACGAACGCTGGCGTGCCTAATACATGCAAGTCGAGCGGACTTCAGGAGCTTGCCCTGAAGTCAGCATGGACGGGTGAGTAACACGTGGGCAACCTGCCTGTAAGACTGGGATAACTCCGGGAAACCGGGCTAATACCGATAATTCTTTCCCTCACATGAGGGAAAGCTGAAAGATGGTTCCGGCTATCACTTACAGATGGCTTAGCTTTGGTGAGGTAACGGCTCACCAAGGCGACGATGCGTAGCCGACCTGAGAGGGTGATCGGCCACACTGGGACTGAGACACGGCCCAGACTCCTACGGGAGGCAGCAGTAGGGAATCTTCCGCAATGGACGAAAGTCTGACGGAGCAACGCCGCGTGAGTGATGAAGGTTTTCGGATCGTAAAACTCTGTTGTTAGGGAAGAACAAGTACCGGAGTAACTGCCGGTACCTTGACGGTACCTAACCAGAAAGCCACGGCTAACTACGTGCCAGCAGCCGCGGTAATACGTAGGTGGCAAGCGTTGTCCGGAATTATTGGGCGTAAAGCGCGCGCAGGCGTTCCTTAAGTCTGATGTGCCCCGGCTCAACCGGGGAGGGTCATTGGAAACTGGGGAACTTGAGTGCAGAAGAGAAGAGTGGAATTCCACGTGTAGCGGTGAAATGCGTAGAGATGTGGAGGAACACCAGTGGCGAAGGCGACTCTTTGGTCTGTAACTGACGCTGAGGCGCGAAAGCGTGGGGAGCAAACAGGATTAGATACCCTGGTAGTCCACGCCGTAAACGATGAGTGCTAAGTGTTAGAGGGTTTCCGCCCTTTAGTGCTGCAGCAAACGCATTAAGCACTCCGCCTGGGGAGTACGGCCGCAAGGCTGAAACTCAAAGGAATTGACGGGGGCCCGCACAAGCGGTGGAGCATGTGGTTTAATTCGAAGCAACGCGAAGAACCTTACCAGGTCTTGACATCTCCTGACAACCCTAGAGATAGGGCGTTCGGGGACAGGATGACAGGTGGTGCATGGTTGTCGTCAGCTCGTGTCGTGAGATGTTGGGTTAAGTCCCGCAACGAGCGCAACCCTTGATCTTAGTTGCCAGCATTCAGTTGGGCACTCTAAGGTGACTGCCGGTGACAAACCGGAGGAAGGTGGGGATGACGTCAAATCATCATGCCCCTTATGACCTGGGCTACACGTGCTACAATGGATGGTACAAAGGGCTGCGAGACCGCGAGGTTAAGCGAATCCCATAAAACCATTCTCAGTTCGGATTGCAGGCTGCAACTCGCCTGCATGAAGCCGGAATCGCTAGTAATCGCGGATCAGCATGCCGCGGTGAATACGTTCCCGGGCCTTGTACACACCGCCCGTCACACCACGAGAGTTTGTAACACCCGAAGTCGGTGGGGTAACCATTTGGAGCCAGCCGCCTAAGGTGGGACAGATGATTGGGGTGAAGTCGTAACAAGGTAGCCGTATCGGAAGGTGCATGGATCACCTCCTTTCTAAGGATATTTACATGAAACGTGACGCGTTTTGTTCGTTCAGTTTTGAGAGTTCAATCTCTCAATGAAAGATTCGTTCTTTGAAAACTAGATAATGTTAATGAAGAAGCAATAACCGAGTAATCGCCATTTTAGTGAATTCTCTCTATGTTAAATAGAGTTAAAAAACCTTGATGCTGTTCATCTTCGATGAACCCGTCAAATACGGTTAAGTTAGAAAGGGCGCACGGTGAATGCCTTGGCACTAGGAGCCGATGAAGGACGGTACTAACACCGATATGCTTCGGGGAGCTGTAAGTAAGCTTTGATCCGGAGATTTCCGAATGGGGAAACCCCCTATCCGTAATGGGATAGGATCTTTACCTGAATACATAGGGTATTGAAGGCAGACCCGGGGAACTGAAACATCTAAGTACCCGGAGGAAGAGAAAGCAAACGCGATTCCCTGAGTAGCATGAGCGAAACGGGATTAGCCCAAACCAGGAGGCTTGCCTCCTGGGGTTGTAGGACACTCTACACGGAGTTACAAAGGAACGAGGTAAATGAACAGGTCTGGAAAGGCCGGCCAGAGAAGGTAAAAGCCCTGTAGTTGAAACTTCGTTCCTCCAGAGTGGATCCTGAGTACGGCGGGACACGAGAAATCCTGTCGGAAGCAGGGAGGACCATCTCCCAAGGCTAAATACTCCCTAGTGACCGATAGTGAACCAGTACCGTGAGGGAAAGGTGAAAAGCACCCGGAAGGGAGTGAAAGAGATCCTGAAACCGTGTGCCTACAAGTAGTTAGAGCCCGTTAATGGGTGATAGCGTGCCTTTGTAGAATGAACCGGCGAGTTACGATTACATGCGAGGTTAAGTTGAAGAGACGGAGCCGCAGCGAAAGCGAGTCTGAATAGGGCGAATGAGTATGTGGTCGTAGACCCGAAACCAGGTGATCTACCCATGTCCAGGGTGAAGTCCAGGTAACACTGGATGGAGGCCCGAACCCACGCACGTTGAAAAGTGCGGGGATGAGGTGTGGGTAGCGGAGAAATTCCAATCGAACTTGGAGATAGCTGGTTCTCTCCGAAATAGCTTTAGGCTAGCCTCATGTAGTAAGAGTCTTGGAGGTAGAGCACTGTTTGGACTAGGGGCCCCATCGGGTTACCGAATTCAGACAAACCTGAATGCCAAAGACTTATCCATGGGAGTCAGACTGCGAGTGATAAGATCCGTAGTCAAGAGGGAAACAGCCCAGACCACCAGCTAAGGTCCCAAAGTATACGTTAAGTGGAAAAGGATGTGGAGTTGCTTAGACAACCAGGATGTTGGCTTAGAAGCCACCATTTAAAGAGTGCGTAATAGCTCACTGGTCGAGTGACTCCGCGCCGAAAATGTACCGGGGCTAAACGTATCACCGAAGTTGTGGATTGACATCTTACGATGTCAGTGGTAGGAGAGCGTTCTAAGGGCGTTGAAGCCAGACCGCAAGGACTGGTGGAGCGCTTAGAAGTGAGAATGCCGGTATGAGTAGCGAAAGATGGGTGAGAATCCCATCCACCGAATGCCTAAGGTTTCTGAGGAAGGCCGTCCGCTCAGGGTTAGTCGGGACCTGCCGAGGCTGAAAAGCGTAGGCGATGGACAACAGGTTGATATTCCTGTACCACCTCTTTACCGTTTGAGCAATGGGGACGCAGGAGGATAAGCGCGCGCTGGATTAGCGCGTCCAAGCAGTTAGGCCGGTAACGAGGCAAATCCCGTTACCACACAGGCTGAGCTGTGACGGCGAGGGAAATTTAGTACCGAAGTTCCTGATTCCACACTGCCAAGAAAAGCCTCTAGCGAGGGAAAAGGTGCCCGTACCGCAAACCGACACAGGTAGGCGAGGAGAGAACCTAAGGTGAGCGAGAGAACTCGTTAAGGAACTCGGCAAATGACCCCGTAACTTCGGGAGAAGGGGTGCTCATTAGGTGCATAGCCCTGATGAGCCGCAGTGAATAGGCCCAGGCGACTGTTTAGCAAAAACACAGGTCTCTGCGAAGCCGCAAGGCGAAGTATAGGGGCTGACGCCTGCCCGGTGCTGGAAGGTTAAGAGGAGAGGTTAGCGCAAGCGAAGCTTTGAATCGAAGCCCCAGTAAACGGCGCCGTAACTATAACGGTCCTAAGGTAGCGAAATTCCTTGTCGGGTAAGTTCCGACCCGCACGAAAGGCGTAACGATCTGGGCACTGTCTCAACGAGAGACTCGGTGAAATTATAGTACCTGTGAAGATGCAGGTTACCCGCGACAGGACGGAAAGACCCCGTGGAGCTTTACTGTAGCCTGATATTGAATTTTGGTACAGCTTGTACAGGATAGGTAGGAGCCTGAGAAGCCGGAGCGCCAGCTTCGGTGGAGGCGTCGGTGGATACTACCCTGGCTGTATTGAAATAACCCGCGCCCCTTATCGGGGCGGGAGACAGTGTCAGGTGGGCAGTTTGACTGGGGCGGTCGCCTCCTAAAAAGTAACGGAGGCGCCCAAAGGTTCCTCAGAATGGTTGGAAATCATTCGCAGAGTGTAAAGGCACAAGGGAGCTTGACTGCGAGACCTACAAGTCGAGCAGGGACGAAAGTCGGGCTTAGTGATCCGGTGGTTCCGCATGGAAGGGCCATCGCTCAACGGATAAAAGCTACCCGGGGATAACAGGCTTATCTCCCCAAGAGTCCACATCGACGGGGAGGTTTGGCACCTCGATGTCGGCTCATCGCATCCTGGGGCTGTAGTCGGTCCCAAGGGTTGGGCTGTTCGCCCATTAAAGCGGTACGCGAGCTGGGTTCAGAACGTCGTGAGACAGTTCGGTCCCTATCCGTCGGGCGCAGGAAATTTGAGAGGAGCTGTCCTTAGTACGAGAGGACCGGGATGGACGCACCGCTGGTGTACCAGTTGTCTTGCCAAAGGCATCGCTGGGTAGCTATGTGCGGAAGGGATAAGTGCTGAAAGCATCTAAGCATGAAGCCCCCTCGAGATGAGATTTCCATAGCGTCAAGCTAGTAAGATCCCTGAAAGATGATCAGGTTGATAGGTCAGAGGTGGAAGCGTGGCGACATGTGGAGCTGACTGATACTAATCGATCGAGGACTTAACCAAGTTATATGGTTATTACTCGGCAAACACTTCTTCATGCATTATCTAGTTTTGAGGGAACGAAGTTTCTTCAAACCAAATAGTCCGGTGGCGATAGCGAGAAGGTCACACCCGTTCCCATACCGAACACGGAAGTTAAGCTTCTCAGCGCCGATGGTAGTTGGGGGCTGTCCCCCTGTGAGAGTAGGACGCTGCCGGGCGGAAAAACAAATTGTGATGAAAAATCACATAAATAATATTATCGCGGGGTGGAGCAGTTCGGTAGCTCGTCGGGCTCATAACCCGAAGGTCGCAGGTTCAAATCCTGCCCCCGCAATCTGGTCCGGTAGTTCAGTTGGTTAGAATGCCTGCCTGTCACGCAGGAGGTCGCGGGTTCGAGTCCCGTCCGGACCGCCATTTTCTAATATTAAAAACGTCAAACGAAACCTGGTTTCGTCTTTTTTTTATTCTTTTTTATCCTAAGCTTATATTTCATTAATAATGAAAATAGCTTCTTTGCCCATTGCTGCAAAATAAGGTAAACTACATATAGATTATTCTCCTTAGGATTTATCCTAAGGTTTTTTTTCTTTATAGATTAGACCATAAAAGGTGATGAAACATATGAGTCAGTTTGAGTTTATCTCAAAGAAGCCAGAGGATACGATGGCGTTTTCGGAAAGGCTGGGCAGCCTGCTCCAGCCGGGGGATGTCCTTGCTCTAGAAGGAGATTTGGGCGCAGGAAAAACGACATTCACCAAGGGGCTGGCAAAAGGACTTAATATTACCCGTAATGTAAATAGCCCCACTTTTACGATTATTAAAGAATACCAAGGAAGATTGCCCCTGTATCATATGGATGTATATAGAGTTGAAGATTCTTTTGAGGATTTGGGGTTTGATGAATATTTTGAAGGCAATGGGGTCACAGTTGTAGAATGGGCTCATCTAGTTAAAGAACAGCTTCCCGAAGAGTTATTGACGATTTATTTATATCTTGATGATAATGATTCAAGAAAGCTTGTCCTGGAACCCCAGGGAAAAAGATATGAGGAATTGTGTAAGGAGATTATGGTATGAAGGTTTTAGCCATTGATACATCCAATTACCCTCTGGGAGTAGCTCTTCTGGATGGTGATCAGGTTATAGGCGAGTATATTACCAATGTAAAAAAGAATCACTCTGTCCGTGTTATGCCGGCTATTGATATATTAATGAAAGATTGTGGTGTTACGCCAGCTGAGTTAGATAAAATTGTTGTTGCGAAAGGACCTGGCTCCTATACAGGTGTCCGTATTGGGGTAACCATTGCAAAAACTCTGGCATGGACTTTAAATAAGCCCCTGGTTGGGGTATCCAGCCTGGAAGTTTATGCGGCTTCGGCTGGCAGATACTTTAATGGCGTCATATCTCCTCTGTTTGATGCGCGGAGAGGGCAAATATATACTGGCCTGTATCAATATAAGGAAGGGCAGCTAGCATCTCTTATGAAAGACCAGCTCCTTCTTGCAAAAGATTGGGCAGCAATGCTTTCTGAACAGCAAGAGAAGGTCCTTTTTATTGGGAATGATTTGCCTTTACATAAAGAGGTATTTGCAGAATCCCTTAGAGACCGGGCTGTGTACGCTTCGCCTGCAGAACATAATCCTAGGCCAGCCGAACTTGCCTTGTTAGGCAGAGACCGAGAGCCTGAGGAAGTTCACTCTTTTGTTCCTAATTATATTAGGATTGCGGAAGCTGAAGCTAATTGGATAAAAGCAAACCAAGAAAAAAAGCTATAGTGATGAGGAAGCGAACGTATGAATAAATCCTTAACTTTCCGTTTTATGAATGAAGAGGATATTGATGATGTTTTGGAAATAGAACATAAGTCCTTTGCAACACCCTGGAGCAGGGAGGCTTTTTTTAACGAATTAACACAAAATCAGTTTGCTTTGTATGTTGTTTTAGAAGAAGAAAATAAAGTAATTGGCTACTGTGGAGCATGGATAGTCGTGGACGAAGCTCATATCACAAATGTTGCGCTGCTCCCTGAATATCGCGGGAGAAAACTTGGAGAAGCTCTTATGCGAAAGTTAATGGAGATTGCGTCTGAAATGGGAGCCATTACGATGACTCTGGAAGTAAGGGTATCTAACTTCACAGCTCAGTCCTTGTACCGAAAGCTTGGTTTTCAAAATGGAGCCATAAGGAAGAACTACTATACTGATAATCAAGAAGATGCTTTAGTAATGTGGGTGAATTTATAATGAAAAAAGATCAATGGATCATGGGGATTGAAACAAGCTGTGATGAAACGGCTGTTGCCATCATTAAGAATGGCCGTGAAATCTCAGCCAATATAGTTGCATCCCAAATAGAAAGCCATAAACGTTTTGGGGGAGTAGTTCCCGAAATAGCTTCCCGCCATCATGTTGAACAGATAACTATAGTGTTGGAAGAAGCATTATATAAGGCGGGCATCACATATTCAGATCTTTCAGCAATTGCTGTGACTGAAGGACCTGGCCTTGTAGGCGCGCTGCTGATCGGGGTTAATGCCGCTAAAGCTGTTGCTTTTGCTCATGGTATCCCCCTTGTAGGCGTGCATCATATTGCTGGACATATTTATGCCAATCGATTGGTTGAAGAAATGGAATTTCCATTACTGTCCCTAGTAGTCTCTGGCGGTCATACAGAGCTGGTCTATATGAAAGAGCATGGCCATTTCGAAGTGATTGGAGAGACAAGGGATGATGCTGCAGGAGAGGCATATGATAAAGTTGCCCGGACATTAAATCTGCCATATCCAGGCGGTCCTCACATTGACAGACTCGCTCATGAAGGGAACCCAACGATTCAGCTTCCGAGAGCATGGCTGGAAGAAGGTTCATACGATTTTAGCTTCAGCGGCTTAAAGTCTGCCGTTATCAACACTGTTCACAATGCTGAGCAGCGTGGTGAGACCATTGTGCGGGAAGACCTTGCCGCAAGCTTCCAGGAAAGTGTCATTGATGTCTTAGTAACGAAAACAGAAAGAGCCGTTGAAGAATATCAGGTGAAGCAGCTGCTGCTCGCAGGCGGAGTTGCGGCGAATAAAGGACTTCGAGCTTCTTTGGAAAAGAGGTTTGGGGTCAAAGCGGATATAAAGCTTATTATTCCGCCATTAACTTTATGTACAGATAATGCAGCGATGATTGCTGCAGCAGGAAGTGTGCTGTTTGAAAAAGGACAATTCGCCGGTCTTGATTTAAATGCCAATCCCGGTTTGGACATAACTATCCACAATGATAAATAAATTAGGAAAAAGTCCCCGACTGCATAGGGGGCTTTTTCTGTGGATAAAATCATTTATTTCAGAATTTTATGTTGATAATGTGGATAAAAACAGTCTAAGTTGTGGATAATGTGGAAAAGTCTGTGGAGAGTATATATAACTGCGTTTTTCTTGTGATTATCTCTGTGGATAATAAAAAAGACTGGCAGTGACTATTCTACCAGTCTAAAAGTTATGAATTTTCCTTTATTAATCATCAGCTAAAAGTGTCCATTCTTCCATCAATTCTTCCAGCTTTGACTTTGCTTGATCAGTTTCATTTGTGATGCCCATCACTTTTTCATGGTCTTGATAAACATTCGGATCACAGAGAAGCTGATCATTCATATCGATTACTTTCTCCAATGCTTCTATTTGCTCTTCAATTTCTTCCATTCTTCTTTTTCGCTGGCGTTCAAGCTTTTTGGCTTCTTTATCCTGCTGATAATTATTTTTGTCCTGCTTAACAGGCTGTGATGCGGTGGATTCATCTTGCTCATTAAGTGCAAGCAGTTCCTCTTGTTCCTGCTTTTTTTCCACATAATAATCATAATCGCCAAGATACTCTGTTGCCCCAATACTGGAAAGTTCAACTACTTTGGTTGTTATTCTGTTGATAAAATATCGGTCATGAGATACAAAGAGAATCGTTCCAGGATAATCGATCAATGCATTTTCAAGAATTTCTTTGCTATCCAGGTCCAAATGGTTTGTAGGCTCGTCGAGGATTAAGAAATTGGCTTTCTGCATCATAAGCTTCGCAAGCGCAAGACGTGCCTTTTCACCGCCGCTCAGTGTTGAAACAGTTTTAAGAACATCATCACCAGAGAAAAGAAAGTTCCCAAGTATTGTCCGGATTTCCTTTTCCGGTTTTAGCGGGTATTCATCCCATAATTCGTTCAGGACTCTTTTATTGCTGGTGAGTTCCGCCTGTTCCTGGTCATAGTAGCCAATTGTCACATTGGAACCATACTGAATCTCCCCAGAAAAAGAAGAGATTTTTTTGATGATGGTTTTGAGCAAAGTGGATTTGCCAATTCCATTTGGCCCTACAAGTGCTATGCTGTCGCCTCTTGCCAGTCGCAGTGAAATATTCTCGCTTACTATCTCTTCATAGCCTATAGCAAGAGAATGAATATTTAAAACCTCATTGCCCGATTGCCGGTCAATGTCAAAGCCAAAAGAAGCTGATTTCTCGTCTCCCAGCGGCCTGTCCATCACGTCCATTCTGGCCAGCTGCTTTCTGCGGCTTTGTGCCCTTTTGGTTGTGGAAGCACGGGCAAGGTTTCTCTGGATAAAATCCTGCAGCTTAGCGATCTCTTCCTGCTGTTTCTCGAACTGCTTCATTTCTCTTTCAAAGTTAGCATCTTTTTGATCCAGATATGAACTGTAGTTTCCTGGGTACTTTCTTATTTGGTTGCGGGAAA includes:
- the tsaE gene encoding tRNA (adenosine(37)-N6)-threonylcarbamoyltransferase complex ATPase subunit type 1 TsaE; this encodes MSQFEFISKKPEDTMAFSERLGSLLQPGDVLALEGDLGAGKTTFTKGLAKGLNITRNVNSPTFTIIKEYQGRLPLYHMDVYRVEDSFEDLGFDEYFEGNGVTVVEWAHLVKEQLPEELLTIYLYLDDNDSRKLVLEPQGKRYEELCKEIMV
- the tsaB gene encoding tRNA (adenosine(37)-N6)-threonylcarbamoyltransferase complex dimerization subunit type 1 TsaB → MKVLAIDTSNYPLGVALLDGDQVIGEYITNVKKNHSVRVMPAIDILMKDCGVTPAELDKIVVAKGPGSYTGVRIGVTIAKTLAWTLNKPLVGVSSLEVYAASAGRYFNGVISPLFDARRGQIYTGLYQYKEGQLASLMKDQLLLAKDWAAMLSEQQEKVLFIGNDLPLHKEVFAESLRDRAVYASPAEHNPRPAELALLGRDREPEEVHSFVPNYIRIAEAEANWIKANQEKKL
- the rimI gene encoding ribosomal protein S18-alanine N-acetyltransferase, which gives rise to MNKSLTFRFMNEEDIDDVLEIEHKSFATPWSREAFFNELTQNQFALYVVLEEENKVIGYCGAWIVVDEAHITNVALLPEYRGRKLGEALMRKLMEIASEMGAITMTLEVRVSNFTAQSLYRKLGFQNGAIRKNYYTDNQEDALVMWVNL
- the tsaD gene encoding tRNA (adenosine(37)-N6)-threonylcarbamoyltransferase complex transferase subunit TsaD; translation: MKKDQWIMGIETSCDETAVAIIKNGREISANIVASQIESHKRFGGVVPEIASRHHVEQITIVLEEALYKAGITYSDLSAIAVTEGPGLVGALLIGVNAAKAVAFAHGIPLVGVHHIAGHIYANRLVEEMEFPLLSLVVSGGHTELVYMKEHGHFEVIGETRDDAAGEAYDKVARTLNLPYPGGPHIDRLAHEGNPTIQLPRAWLEEGSYDFSFSGLKSAVINTVHNAEQRGETIVREDLAASFQESVIDVLVTKTERAVEEYQVKQLLLAGGVAANKGLRASLEKRFGVKADIKLIIPPLTLCTDNAAMIAAAGSVLFEKGQFAGLDLNANPGLDITIHNDK
- the abc-f gene encoding ribosomal protection-like ABC-F family protein; translation: MILLQVNQLAKNFGADPILTNIKLEVQTRDRIALVGRNGAGKSTLLKIIARQMTYDSGEIIKPKEVTIGYLAQNTGLESELSIWDEMLTVFSHLQKQEKQLRSLEGQMADPDVLNNSDAYERILKEYDKLQVDFKENGGYQYEADIRSILHGLNFSSLGYDTKISSLSGGQRTRMALGKLLLTKPDILILDEPTNHLDIETLSWLEQYLQGYNGAILIVSHDRYFLDKVVSQVYEISRNQIRKYPGNYSSYLDQKDANFEREMKQFEKQQEEIAKLQDFIQRNLARASTTKRAQSRRKQLARMDVMDRPLGDEKSASFGFDIDRQSGNEVLNIHSLAIGYEEIVSENISLRLARGDSIALVGPNGIGKSTLLKTIIKKISSFSGEIQYGSNVTIGYYDQEQAELTSNKRVLNELWDEYPLKPEKEIRTILGNFLFSGDDVLKTVSTLSGGEKARLALAKLMMQKANFLILDEPTNHLDLDSKEILENALIDYPGTILFVSHDRYFINRITTKVVELSSIGATEYLGDYDYYVEKKQEQEELLALNEQDESTASQPVKQDKNNYQQDKEAKKLERQRKRRMEEIEEQIEALEKVIDMNDQLLCDPNVYQDHEKVMGITNETDQAKSKLEELMEEWTLLADD